ataatgtgtatttacttgactcttttcgtctacgttgtattacgttGTTAGCTAATgtaattaaagttgttttttttttcatttatgtgcaaacacaattatgtttgtattgactatttatttataaaatacattctgtgtattttatgaaacaaatatgAATATGTCTAGTATTTTGCATTTCTTActtgagtaacgatcactagaATCACTGTGGGTATTGGAGAAATCAGTATTTCCATTCTCTTGATAAGTTTCTATTTTCACTTCAGGTGGACCATGACCCTggaataataaaacataaattatcatcAAAAATTTCATTGTAATTCTTTCGCACTCAATTTTTATATCCTTGTATATCAATATAACCATTAAGGACtatgttagatttttttaaatgttacagaATGTGTCAAGGTAGTTGACAAAATTACCTTTTGACTTACAGACAATAAAATTCAAGATTATAGTTTTTgcgtgtaaaaataaataaataaatttttttatgtgaatttatgtacaaaatttaattacaaaccCTTGATATCTTCCTCTCAAAATGTGGACCTAGGATGACTAGAGCTCTTTTCTCCAGCCTTGTCAGAGGTTTTATGACCTTCTTAGATACTGCACTGGGCCTTTTTCTCTTTTTGAGCATAGTTACCTTATTcttgagtttatttttaaaatcactcCAATACTATAACAATGaatcaattataaattatatttgtttattctaTAACTCCACAAAAGaaagattataatatataccttgattatattaaatttgtcttaaaataaatctgtagtaaaaaaaaatgaagcaatAATAGTGTATCAAATGTTATACAAGAATTAAGATTTCctagtttaaattaaacaaaaaaatatgattttttcttacaatcaatatattttaaaatattgaaatgcataaagttctattaatttaattaaaaccaattctattaattattaatataaattactttactactactactaccaGGTTTCATTTATGTAGGCAATCAAAATTTGAGCAGCCCATCTGGGGAAgttcctcaaccttacagaagatcttaAGTGTTGTGTTCTTACGGTGAGTAATGTGGCTAGAGCTCCTGAGAAGGGTCGGCGACGTACTTGCAAAGCTTCTGTGGTGTTGCGAGCGTCTATAAGCGTACATATTACGGTAACCGCCTACCATTAGATGGGTCGTAAGCTTGTTGCTATCCTTATTGTATAacagatattattttaatacattcaaACAAACCTTACTCCAGCCGTCGGAAGTCTTTCTTGTACCTAATCTAGAGTTATTTAATATCTTAGTCAGCTCATTCCACAACCTCTTCGATGTGTGTCTAGCTTCTAAAGACCGAAGACTACCTGTCGCGAACTCTACGTGTTGACCCATAAAATCAATTATTGTCTTAACTTGCTCGTACGACACATGACGAGAAGAATTTAAATTGTCAGACATTTTGTACAATAAtactttacatatttaataatttaataaatttaggtTTATTCGTTTATAAACTAGTCTACTGAAAGAACACTTTCAGtaaccaaaacaaaaatactatACGTTAAGCCTTGGACATCAAAGGAGTCATTATTTACGTTTTTAACTTACTCTatctgataaaaatatttgcaaaaaacTAGACTTAGAAAACTTATCCAAGtccaaacaaaaaacaataataagtcAAACTGTCAAAAcgttgaaaatgtatcgattagtatttttttttttacaaatatcattattttatttgttcaaacaatttatatatatttaaaaattaaggaaagtggagctgttcaaatctgtacttgagcaattataaatgcaacttcagcagggttttaacacgttgagcaatataaaatattgtatacatcaaaagatacaggagtttgaaaatattgataaaagaatatttttcaacgacttttttaatttataattatataatttgaggtgagcaatttaaaaggacaacgtagttgaattgagcaattcaaaatctatcaattagtattttttttattacaaatatcaattttgcgggctggggtggggtaggttaatctgtaattgtaattaaatagtCTGTGATAGAAATTTGAATTTCTATGACAGACCACAGAAATGGGCGCGTTTCACCTTtccctatatattattatactctttggTTTCACCTAAGGCCTACGATGCCATCAATCATGACCGCTGAAATTGCTGTTCCACATTTCCACTATCATTAAAAAAAGGCCGCGGGTGCTGTGGGCGAtttttataagtggaacgcatatttgggcGCTGTCAGGTTTCAGCTCAGCTCAtcagctgtgtgctcgcaatatggtggcatggtgaaaacatgcagctgtggAGGTTGTGAGTGAATATTTTGCAtggattgaagtaaaacttaattaaacatGGATTCTCGGAAATTTATCGTTGTGTTTTTTGACAAATCgaatgagagataacattcacaatagcttttttaaaattcccaagttttgatgaaagccaactctGACACCCACTTGTATTTTGTTGGCGAAGTGGTCGCGAACAGTATCGTCATCTATGTAACTATGTACTTAAGTGGAACGATATAAATTAGAATGGTCGTTGCGATAGCTTAGTGGAGCGCGGCCTATTTGTCACCCTATgcagataaataattaatatataatatataggtatgtaaccctaaacttaaaatatttattattcggagaaaaatcattaatatcaaaaaattaaatactgctATCTTTTATAGGAATcaagattattttataaagcaatatcatattttttatgtaatcttcttgattttaactataatataaaaaaatctttcttaAATCAAccttatttatgttaattataattaataatcattgttttttttcttatgtttaaTGCATGTTCGAGATTTTGTAAAGAAATGCAACAAATCGGTATTTTCTAATAACGAATAATCGTTTAATCTACACAATAAAATCGATGTTTTATCTTAATTCATATATTTGGAAGATtttttagttgtattaaaaCAGGTTTACAAAATCTgcttatatttacataattaatgtgACGAAATACAGTTTTAGGTACCTAAATAGTCATTAACAAAGGTTAATCTTTAAGTACGACATTTTATTAACCAAAAATGGCAACAAACAACATCTATCTATGCTCCGCGAGTGTGCGCggagaaaattaagaaaaaataaaaagaaaagaaatggcAGTTActagagagaaagaaaattgtTCAAGAAAAATTAATGGAAATATACCTGCGTTATCTCTCAACAGTGATAATATGTCGACATCCACAGACAGTGACGACGTAGCGGATCCGACATATGAAATtaggaacataaaaaatattataaatgtgaccCGTGAAAACATTGATGCTTTAAATGCAAAATTTGCTGGTTTGCAGCATCCACCTTCCTTGTATTTGTCGGAATATCAGGAGTTGACTGCAAAGTTGCATAATTTAGAACAGACGTTGCGTGAACGGTTACAAAGTGATTCGCCGGACAGGAGCGAGGAATACTCTTGGCAGGATGACTCGAAAAAGTACGACACACTTACTCGGCAGCCGAAGGTTTTTCTCAGGGCTCACCTGCCGAATCAGCAGCGTACGAGCGTGCAGGTGAAAGAAGGGGTGACGCTGCGAGAGGCGCTCATGAAAGCGCTGAAGCTCCGTAATTTAACTTGTGAAATCTGCGAAGTGGTTAGGACAGGCAATAATGAAGTTATACCCTGGGACATCGACATTATGATGATCGATGCGGAGGAGGTTAGTGTTTTTTTCCCAATTTGTCTACAGGTAGGAGTGTTAACATAATTCTTTACAAATTGaactacaaatttaaataatgaaagttACAAGTATGTAAAACAGCTGTagaaattatagttatttatgtGTCTTATCTGTTCTTTTATTTCCATGTTGTATCATGATCATAATCCAAGTGTTCCAAGTGAAAGTTCaggtaaaactttttattaacatCAAGATTACTAATA
This is a stretch of genomic DNA from Melitaea cinxia chromosome 2, ilMelCinx1.1, whole genome shotgun sequence. It encodes these proteins:
- the LOC123662529 gene encoding uncharacterized protein LOC123662529; its protein translation is MSDNLNSSRHVSYEQVKTIIDFMGQHVEFATGSLRSLEARHTSKRLWNELTKILNNSRLGTRKTSDGWSKYWSDFKNKLKNKVTMLKKRKRPSAVSKKVIKPLTRLEKRALVILGPHFERKISRDIKIECERITMKFLMIIYVLLFQGHGPPEVKIETYQENGNTDFSNTHSDSSDRYSNAEQDSNLSENSNEKFDDESGNETNESILQSIYPKWLIEVEKKRAEADHSRAKAEEKRATISAKSADAALVQAEAIKKLADAATVQAEALVKIASLLESRFRRDN